One stretch of Natronobacterium gregoryi SP2 DNA includes these proteins:
- a CDS encoding phosphate-starvation-inducible PsiE family protein: MGGKRLESVLEQTRGFVHWIELIAAGVFAVLFAIGVADLILLILQSIRTGEITDPEVVIEFIDVGLLLLIIVEVYQTVLAYIEETETRRIVQLVIYVGIIAMVRKIITFRTEEYATPEDALFAAGAYVLAIFSLVALLWVCDWESDDRKPV; this comes from the coding sequence ATGGGCGGAAAGCGATTAGAGTCGGTGCTCGAGCAAACCAGAGGGTTCGTTCACTGGATCGAACTCATCGCAGCAGGAGTCTTTGCTGTCCTCTTTGCAATCGGCGTCGCGGACTTGATTCTGCTGATTTTGCAGTCTATTCGAACAGGTGAGATAACCGATCCGGAAGTCGTAATCGAGTTTATCGACGTTGGACTGTTGCTTTTGATCATCGTCGAAGTCTATCAGACAGTTCTCGCGTACATCGAAGAAACCGAAACCAGACGAATCGTACAACTCGTCATCTACGTTGGCATCATCGCGATGGTTCGGAAGATCATTACGTTCCGGACCGAAGAGTACGCGACACCGGAAGACGCGTTGTTCGCTGCAGGGGCCTACGTGCTCGCGATATTCTCACTCGTCGCGCTGTTGTGGGTCTGCGATTGGGAGAGC